A DNA window from Paenibacillus sp. HWE-109 contains the following coding sequences:
- a CDS encoding redoxin domain-containing protein, with product MGARKKWVQIAIFAIVLIIGVFTIITNLSASDSKKYPQQGDKATNFSLVGLEGETHQLSDYKGKPVLINFWGTFCPPCKEEMPALQRQYDKWSKQGVVFLEVNVDKNKVTVQGFMDQYKLSLPVLLDAKEVVRKQYGVMDYPTTFFIGADGKIVVKKIGQMTESFIDETLGQLVNKSQNQ from the coding sequence GTGGGTGCAAGAAAGAAATGGGTACAGATTGCGATATTTGCAATCGTGCTTATTATTGGCGTATTTACCATTATTACGAATTTGTCCGCCTCGGACAGCAAGAAGTATCCGCAACAGGGCGATAAAGCGACAAACTTTTCATTGGTCGGGCTAGAAGGAGAAACACATCAATTATCGGATTACAAAGGGAAACCGGTGCTGATTAATTTCTGGGGCACTTTTTGTCCGCCTTGTAAAGAGGAAATGCCTGCCCTTCAGAGGCAGTATGACAAATGGAGCAAACAAGGCGTTGTCTTCCTAGAGGTGAATGTCGACAAAAATAAAGTGACGGTTCAAGGCTTTATGGATCAATACAAATTGAGTCTGCCTGTATTGCTGGATGCCAAGGAAGTGGTGCGCAAGCAGTATGGTGTCATGGATTATCCGACAACTTTCTTTATAGGCGCAGACGGGAAGATTGTCGTCAAGAAAATTGGTCAGATGACAGAATCTTTCATCGACGAAACGCTGGGACAGTTGGTTAACAAGTCGCAAAATCAATAA
- a CDS encoding pseudouridine synthase, protein MERLQKVLAEAGIASRRKCEEIITAGRVQVNGEVVTTLGVKVNSAEDEIRVDGRAIGQQKKIYVILNKPKGVITSATDPEGRKVVTDYLPGIRERVYPVGRLDYDTEGLLILTNDGEFAHLLTHPKHHVPKTYQATVKGVPHGTLLDKLKTGIQLEDGMTAPAEVEYADVNMEKNESIITITIYEGRNRQVRRMFEAISFPVIKLKRIKFGPIFLTGLPRAKYRHLTPKEVEELRNEALTTHNVQKGQ, encoded by the coding sequence ATGGAAAGACTGCAAAAAGTATTGGCTGAAGCGGGAATTGCTTCCCGACGGAAATGTGAAGAAATTATTACAGCGGGACGGGTTCAGGTGAACGGCGAAGTCGTTACAACGCTTGGCGTGAAAGTGAACTCGGCCGAAGACGAAATCAGAGTAGATGGACGAGCTATCGGACAACAGAAGAAAATCTACGTCATCTTGAATAAGCCGAAGGGTGTTATTACAAGTGCGACGGACCCGGAAGGACGTAAAGTTGTTACGGACTATCTGCCTGGGATCAGAGAACGCGTTTATCCGGTCGGACGATTGGATTATGATACGGAAGGCTTACTGATATTAACGAATGACGGTGAATTTGCCCATTTGCTTACGCATCCCAAGCACCACGTGCCTAAGACTTATCAAGCAACTGTAAAAGGTGTTCCGCACGGCACGTTATTAGATAAGCTAAAAACGGGCATACAGTTAGAAGACGGAATGACGGCGCCTGCTGAAGTCGAATATGCGGATGTGAATATGGAGAAAAATGAATCCATCATCACCATTACGATCTATGAGGGCAGGAATCGACAAGTCAGACGGATGTTCGAAGCGATTTCTTTTCCGGTTATTAAATTAAAACGTATCAAATTTGGTCCAATCTTCTTAACAGGTCTGCCGAGAGCGAAGTACCGCCACTTGACGCCCAAAGAGGTTGAAGAGCTTAGGAACGAGGCTCTCACGACACATAACGTTCAAAAAGGCCAATAA
- a CDS encoding spore maturation protein: MYALVSLISAWAIPIMIVFIPLYAAYKKIPVYESFVDGAKEGFDTAIKIIPHLVGMMVAISVFRASGAMDLLLGWMHPIFDKIGVPTEVLPLAILRPITGAGSLAFTTDLIEQFGPDSMIGRIASTVQGSTDTTLYVITVYFGAIGIRKASYALKVGLISDLVGFIASIVICYLVFV; this comes from the coding sequence ATGTATGCCCTCGTCTCGCTCATCTCAGCATGGGCTATTCCGATCATGATTGTCTTCATTCCGCTATATGCTGCCTATAAAAAAATTCCTGTTTATGAATCTTTCGTAGATGGCGCCAAAGAAGGCTTCGATACGGCAATCAAAATCATTCCACATCTCGTCGGCATGATGGTAGCTATCTCCGTTTTTCGAGCTTCAGGAGCTATGGATCTCTTGCTCGGCTGGATGCATCCCATCTTTGACAAGATAGGGGTGCCTACAGAAGTATTGCCGTTAGCTATCCTTCGGCCCATAACCGGAGCGGGTTCGCTGGCTTTTACAACGGATCTTATCGAGCAGTTTGGCCCGGATTCCATGATCGGACGAATTGCTTCAACGGTGCAAGGGAGCACAGACACTACGCTGTATGTCATTACGGTTTATTTCGGCGCTATCGGAATCCGTAAAGCCAGCTATGCATTAAAGGTGGGGCTGATTTCTGATTTAGTAGGTTTCATTGCCTCCATCGTGATCTGTTATCTTGTCTTTGTTTAG
- a CDS encoding nucleoside recognition domain-containing protein translates to MVNWIWLLFIVGGFVVAALNGNVEAVTQAAFEGAKSGVTVCFGLISVLVFWMGMMRIAEDAGILSKLARLLQPAIRFLFPSVPKNHPALGYIMSNMSANILGLGNAATPMGIKAMQELQKLNPDKDTASTAMCTLLALNTSSVTLIPTTLIAIRMNYNSVNPAEIVGTTLIATIISTAAAIVVDRWYRRSRSPIPPLKG, encoded by the coding sequence ATGGTGAATTGGATTTGGTTGTTGTTTATCGTTGGCGGCTTCGTCGTTGCAGCGCTGAATGGCAATGTGGAAGCCGTGACGCAAGCGGCGTTTGAAGGGGCGAAGAGCGGAGTGACGGTGTGTTTTGGTCTTATTAGCGTGCTTGTTTTTTGGATGGGCATGATGCGGATTGCGGAAGATGCTGGGATTTTAAGCAAGCTCGCGAGACTGCTGCAGCCGGCAATCCGCTTCTTATTTCCCAGCGTTCCCAAGAATCATCCTGCACTCGGATACATCATGTCAAACATGAGCGCCAACATTCTGGGACTTGGCAACGCCGCAACGCCGATGGGGATTAAAGCGATGCAGGAATTGCAGAAGCTAAATCCAGATAAAGATACAGCGAGTACTGCAATGTGTACGTTGCTGGCTTTGAATACGTCAAGTGTTACGCTTATTCCAACAACACTAATTGCGATTCGTATGAATTACAATTCTGTGAATCCGGCGGAAATCGTTGGTACAACGCTGATTGCTACAATCATTTCAACGGCAGCAGCCATTGTCGTGGATCGTTGGTACCGTAGATCGCGCTCGCCCATCCCGCCATTGAAAGGATGA
- a CDS encoding D-alanyl-D-alanine carboxypeptidase family protein has protein sequence MKIKVRFILMCSMLLSLLLAPLAQVDAAPPGIHTNAVGASLIDVESGRILYSQKGDTPMRIASLTKIMTAIIAIEQGNLNDKVKVTKTAFGKEGSSIYLKLGEEMRLHDMLYGLMLRSGNDAATAIAEHIGGSVDGFVYLMNEKAKMLGMDHSHFTNPSGLDEGEGHRSSPNDMAKLTAYALKNNVFQDIVSTKLKKVPNPNEAWDYSWLNKNKMLSLFEGADGVKTGYTKLAKRCLVSSASRNGHQLAVVTLNDPDDWSDHGRLLQYGFAYFPLLTLVNKGDAVEGSTGVVGRTFSYPLAEGEAQLLTRKVTLADPATTSYRLGERGTIQYFLKNNLIQTIPIYDKTSPLLQAESQSTFSFQKSEPYQATLLSHYGYVLRMLVRELFMISESEWAD, from the coding sequence ATGAAGATAAAAGTCCGTTTCATCCTAATGTGCAGTATGCTGCTTAGTTTACTGCTTGCACCGCTGGCACAAGTGGATGCAGCACCGCCAGGCATTCACACGAATGCGGTTGGCGCTTCCCTAATTGATGTCGAGTCAGGCCGTATTCTCTATAGCCAAAAAGGGGACACGCCTATGCGCATTGCTAGTTTAACAAAAATAATGACCGCTATTATTGCTATTGAACAAGGGAATTTGAACGATAAAGTAAAGGTAACCAAAACAGCTTTTGGCAAGGAAGGCTCGTCCATCTATTTGAAGCTTGGTGAGGAAATGCGCCTCCATGATATGCTGTACGGCTTAATGCTTAGGTCAGGGAACGATGCGGCGACAGCAATCGCAGAACATATCGGAGGCAGTGTGGACGGCTTCGTTTATCTCATGAATGAGAAGGCAAAAATGCTCGGGATGGACCATTCGCATTTCACGAATCCTTCTGGCTTGGATGAAGGGGAAGGTCATCGCTCAAGTCCCAATGATATGGCGAAGCTAACCGCGTACGCTTTGAAAAACAACGTCTTTCAAGATATTGTTTCCACGAAGCTAAAAAAAGTGCCGAACCCGAATGAAGCTTGGGATTACTCCTGGCTAAATAAAAATAAAATGTTGAGCCTGTTTGAGGGCGCTGATGGTGTGAAAACAGGCTATACGAAGCTTGCCAAGCGCTGCCTGGTTTCTTCTGCATCACGCAACGGGCATCAACTTGCTGTCGTTACGCTGAATGATCCGGATGATTGGAGCGATCATGGGCGATTGCTCCAATATGGCTTTGCGTATTTCCCGCTGTTAACTCTTGTGAACAAAGGAGACGCTGTTGAAGGTTCAACAGGCGTTGTGGGAAGAACCTTCTCCTATCCGTTAGCTGAAGGAGAAGCCCAGTTGTTGACGCGCAAGGTAACATTGGCTGACCCGGCAACGACTTCCTATCGATTAGGCGAACGTGGAACCATCCAGTACTTTCTTAAAAATAATCTGATTCAAACGATTCCAATTTATGACAAGACGAGTCCGCTCCTGCAAGCTGAAAGTCAATCTACCTTCTCATTTCAAAAAAGTGAGCCATATCAAGCAACATTGCTCTCGCACTATGGGTATGTGCTGAGAATGCTAGTCCGTGAGCTATTTATGATATCTGAATCCGAGTGGGCCGATTAG
- the ytfJ gene encoding GerW family sporulation protein — MSEHPIQGLMKVAMENIKEMVDVNTIVGDPVETPDGSVIMPISKVGFGFAAGGSEFVTDSEIEIEGGSISKSDALNAKVSLPFGGGSGGGVSITPIAFLVVGKNGVKVVPLDNQTHILERLIDSAPQVVDRIQSMIKGLTAKPAASTLGANGANNVTNIENQNFIV; from the coding sequence ATGTCCGAACATCCGATTCAAGGCCTCATGAAAGTCGCCATGGAAAATATCAAAGAAATGGTTGACGTGAACACGATTGTTGGAGACCCGGTAGAAACACCGGATGGCAGTGTCATCATGCCGATTTCGAAGGTAGGATTTGGTTTTGCGGCAGGGGGCAGCGAGTTCGTAACCGATTCCGAAATAGAGATCGAGGGAGGTTCAATCAGCAAAAGCGATGCGCTGAATGCCAAGGTCTCCCTGCCATTTGGTGGCGGTAGCGGCGGCGGGGTATCCATTACACCTATTGCTTTTCTTGTAGTCGGCAAAAATGGGGTCAAAGTTGTGCCGCTTGACAATCAAACGCACATCCTCGAGCGTCTGATCGACTCTGCACCGCAGGTGGTGGACAGAATCCAGAGCATGATAAAAGGGTTGACTGCGAAGCCTGCTGCCAGCACGCTTGGCGCAAATGGAGCTAACAATGTAACAAATATCGAAAATCAAAATTTCATCGTGTAG
- a CDS encoding DUF2953 domain-containing protein — protein MLWIGLALLVVTVAIIAVLVSFIRGEFYFSRVKDNDTLSVEMRALFGLVRYRYVIPIIQFKGFTQGIMIKSEVVNDKKLELKDAKKDHITKDKVIAFYKEAKVVLLHTLNLYEWVKMTLAKVECTELKWITRVGVGDAPETAITTGAIWGIKSSLLGLGIRYVKLVAKPRIDVIPQYNQKQFSTEFRFAGRIRVWSAVLAGIRLLVRAAKVKGGLRVWIQIALKSRSRVKTAS, from the coding sequence TTGTTGTGGATAGGGCTTGCACTGCTTGTGGTCACTGTGGCGATTATCGCTGTCCTAGTCAGTTTTATACGAGGGGAATTTTATTTCTCAAGGGTAAAGGATAATGATACGCTGTCCGTCGAGATGCGAGCTTTATTTGGGCTTGTACGCTATCGATATGTGATTCCAATTATTCAATTCAAAGGCTTTACGCAGGGAATCATGATTAAGTCGGAAGTTGTGAATGACAAAAAGCTCGAATTAAAAGATGCGAAAAAGGATCATATTACGAAAGATAAAGTTATTGCTTTTTACAAGGAAGCGAAAGTGGTTCTGTTGCATACCTTGAACCTGTATGAATGGGTGAAGATGACACTAGCCAAAGTGGAGTGTACGGAACTCAAATGGATCACACGTGTTGGAGTTGGAGACGCACCAGAAACAGCCATCACAACTGGGGCGATTTGGGGGATCAAATCGTCGTTGCTGGGCTTAGGGATTCGCTATGTGAAGTTAGTGGCGAAACCGCGAATTGATGTCATTCCACAATATAATCAAAAGCAGTTTTCAACTGAATTTCGCTTCGCAGGACGCATTCGCGTCTGGTCTGCTGTGTTAGCTGGAATTCGCCTGTTGGTGCGCGCGGCGAAAGTAAAGGGTGGCCTGCGCGTATGGATTCAAATTGCTTTGAAGTCCAGATCCAGAGTCAAAACGGCTTCTTGA
- the scpB gene encoding SMC-Scp complex subunit ScpB: MKSIIEGLLFASGDEGLDAKQLAEVMELDLYLIRDLLKDMRTEFKRKGRGIQIVEVAGAYQLTTLAEHAPYFERLAYTPSRSSLSQAALETLSIVAYKQPITRVEIEEIRGVKCDRALATLTGKDLITEVGRADAVGRPILYGTSKQFLEYFGLGSILELPDSTSFQGNFDLEEETRMLFDRLGGDQKQLTLEDVNDGHDGHDEYDEHE; encoded by the coding sequence ATGAAATCAATTATTGAAGGACTGCTCTTTGCTTCTGGTGACGAAGGCTTGGATGCGAAACAGTTGGCAGAAGTCATGGAATTAGACCTTTATTTGATTCGCGATCTGCTTAAAGATATGAGAACCGAATTCAAACGGAAGGGACGCGGCATTCAAATCGTGGAGGTAGCTGGGGCGTATCAATTGACGACCTTGGCAGAGCATGCCCCGTATTTTGAACGGTTGGCTTACACACCATCACGCTCATCCCTCTCCCAGGCAGCGCTTGAAACCCTTTCGATTGTTGCCTATAAGCAACCGATTACACGCGTCGAGATCGAGGAAATCCGCGGGGTCAAATGTGATCGCGCATTGGCAACCTTGACCGGCAAAGATCTAATTACAGAAGTTGGACGAGCTGATGCGGTAGGCAGACCGATCCTCTATGGGACTTCGAAACAATTTCTTGAATATTTTGGGCTTGGCTCCATTCTGGAATTGCCGGATTCAACGAGTTTTCAAGGGAATTTTGATTTGGAAGAAGAGACCCGCATGCTGTTTGACCGCTTGGGTGGCGATCAGAAACAATTAACCCTTGAAGATGTGAATGACGGACACGACGGACACGACGAGTACGACGAGCACGAATAA
- a CDS encoding segregation and condensation protein A, translated as MKVTYKLEAFEGPLDLLLHLIDKNELDIYNIPIKEITDQYLGYVQAMQELELEITSEFLVMAATLLSIKSKMLLPKPPVIEFDEYFDDMEDELDPRAELVAKLIEYRKYKSIADMLRDKEVERSLVYTREPEDLTSFLPHSQENPVEGLDVADLLFAFQRTLRKLANRNVVARIRRDEISVKDRIREVIDLLKVRGGKLLFSKLFDYDMTREEIVVTFLAILELMKMKKVVCHQHKLFEDIVIQVKEEVSDIDTQFPTDEINY; from the coding sequence ATGAAAGTCACCTATAAGTTAGAAGCTTTTGAAGGCCCCCTTGATCTATTGCTGCACTTGATCGATAAAAATGAACTCGACATTTATAATATTCCGATCAAAGAGATTACAGATCAATACTTAGGCTACGTGCAAGCGATGCAAGAATTGGAACTAGAAATTACAAGCGAATTTCTAGTTATGGCTGCGACGCTGCTCTCCATTAAGAGTAAGATGCTGCTGCCTAAGCCGCCTGTAATTGAATTTGATGAATATTTTGATGATATGGAAGACGAACTTGATCCGCGAGCTGAATTGGTTGCCAAGCTGATTGAATACCGGAAGTATAAGTCGATTGCTGACATGCTGAGGGATAAAGAGGTGGAGCGCAGCTTGGTTTACACGCGTGAACCTGAGGATTTAACTTCTTTCCTGCCGCATAGTCAAGAGAATCCTGTTGAAGGATTGGATGTAGCGGATCTGCTGTTCGCTTTTCAGCGGACTTTGCGCAAATTAGCCAATCGGAATGTGGTCGCACGCATTCGCCGGGATGAGATATCCGTGAAAGACCGGATACGTGAAGTCATCGATTTGCTCAAGGTACGAGGCGGCAAATTACTATTTTCCAAATTATTTGATTACGACATGACCCGGGAAGAAATTGTTGTTACGTTCTTAGCGATTCTAGAATTAATGAAAATGAAGAAAGTCGTTTGCCATCAGCACAAGCTGTTCGAGGATATCGTTATCCAAGTGAAAGAGGAGGTTTCTGACATTGACACTCAATTTCCCACAGATGAAATCAATTATTGA
- a CDS encoding site-2 protease family protein: MLSYYHLETLLPRLVAFLIAMTLHDAAHAGAAWLLGDRTARDSKRLSLNPLAHLDALGLAMIVFGPYGWSKKIPIDAARFPRKPKLSNALVYAAGPFTNLLLALFFWWLNFFLPAFAGGTAESITVEQWRVYLQYGVIVNIMICLIHLLPLYPLDGWYILKGLFPANRQGWFSRNQRYALILVIVLLVTPMGQWLLGHVYPFAAQFVMQVFSL; this comes from the coding sequence ATGCTTTCTTATTATCATTTGGAAACACTGCTGCCCCGACTGGTCGCCTTTCTGATTGCGATGACGCTGCATGATGCTGCGCACGCAGGTGCAGCTTGGCTGCTCGGAGATCGAACAGCTCGGGACAGCAAACGGTTATCACTCAATCCCTTGGCACATTTGGATGCCTTGGGATTGGCGATGATCGTATTCGGACCTTACGGTTGGTCGAAGAAAATACCCATTGACGCTGCTCGTTTCCCAAGAAAGCCAAAGCTATCCAACGCCTTGGTCTATGCAGCGGGTCCTTTTACCAATTTGCTGCTCGCTTTGTTCTTCTGGTGGCTCAATTTCTTTCTACCTGCCTTCGCGGGTGGAACGGCGGAGTCGATAACCGTGGAACAATGGCGAGTCTATTTGCAGTATGGCGTCATTGTCAATATCATGATTTGTTTGATTCATTTGCTGCCCCTATATCCGTTAGATGGCTGGTATATTTTAAAAGGTTTATTTCCCGCCAATAGGCAAGGCTGGTTCTCAAGAAATCAACGTTATGCACTTATTCTCGTTATCGTTCTACTGGTTACACCGATGGGCCAATGGCTGCTTGGGCATGTATATCCTTTTGCCGCGCAGTTTGTAATGCAAGTATTTTCACTATGA
- the ribH gene encoding 6,7-dimethyl-8-ribityllumazine synthase: MANIFEGHLISQNLKYGIVVGRFNEFITSKLLGGAQDALKRHGVLEDEIDIAWVPGAFELPLIAQKMAESGKYDAVITLGAVIRGSTPHFDYVCSEVAKGVSAINLKTGVPTIFGVLTTDSIEQAVERAGTKAGNKGWEAAVTAIEMANLTKQFTS; the protein is encoded by the coding sequence ATGGCTAACATTTTTGAAGGACATTTAATTTCGCAAAACTTGAAATATGGGATTGTTGTAGGTCGTTTCAATGAGTTCATCACATCCAAATTGCTTGGCGGCGCACAGGACGCTCTGAAGCGTCATGGTGTACTGGAAGATGAGATTGATATCGCCTGGGTACCAGGAGCGTTCGAACTCCCCCTTATCGCGCAAAAAATGGCTGAGAGCGGCAAATACGACGCGGTCATAACCCTCGGCGCTGTCATTCGGGGGTCAACGCCTCACTTTGATTATGTGTGCAGCGAAGTAGCGAAAGGTGTTTCCGCTATTAACTTGAAAACGGGCGTTCCAACGATCTTTGGCGTACTGACAACGGACTCCATCGAGCAAGCTGTTGAGCGCGCGGGAACGAAGGCTGGAAATAAAGGCTGGGAAGCGGCTGTAACTGCGATTGAAATGGCTAATTTGACGAAGCAATTCACTTCCTAA
- a CDS encoding bifunctional 3,4-dihydroxy-2-butanone-4-phosphate synthase/GTP cyclohydrolase II: MTEINFNRIEEALEDLKLGKVIIVVDDEDRENEGDFIALADKTTPEVINFMIKEGRGLVCVPITEERAQELDLPPMVARNTDYHGTAFTVSVDHSDTSTGISAHERSRTIMGLIDPKTKPQDFRRPGHIFPLIAKKGGVLRRAGHTEAAVDLAIMCDSYPAAVICEVIKEDGTMARVPDLMDIAAKHELRIITIQDLIHYRNKQEKLVEREVEIKLPTDFGTFKAIAYTNQLDNKEHVALVKGTIDPSKPTLVRVHSECLTGDVFHSHRCDCGPQLDAALKQIDEEGNGVLLYMRQEGRGIGLINKLKAYALQEQGLDTVEANIKLGFAPDLRDYGIGAQILKDLGITQLRLLTNNPRKIKGLEGYGLEVVERVAIQMDSKADNLSYLQTKKAKLGHMLSFHDSGSGI, translated from the coding sequence ATGACAGAAATCAACTTCAACCGTATTGAAGAAGCTCTGGAGGATCTCAAGCTGGGCAAGGTCATCATTGTTGTCGATGATGAGGATCGTGAGAATGAAGGTGATTTTATTGCGCTTGCGGATAAAACAACACCGGAAGTGATTAATTTCATGATTAAAGAAGGACGCGGACTCGTGTGCGTACCGATTACAGAAGAACGGGCACAAGAACTGGATCTGCCTCCGATGGTAGCCAGGAATACCGATTACCACGGCACAGCGTTTACGGTTTCTGTTGACCATAGCGATACGAGCACAGGCATATCCGCTCATGAGCGTTCGAGAACAATCATGGGTTTGATTGATCCTAAGACGAAACCGCAGGATTTCCGCAGGCCAGGTCATATTTTTCCTTTGATTGCCAAAAAAGGCGGTGTACTTCGTCGGGCAGGTCATACAGAAGCTGCTGTTGATCTAGCGATTATGTGCGATTCTTATCCTGCCGCTGTCATCTGTGAAGTCATCAAAGAAGACGGCACGATGGCTCGTGTGCCTGATTTGATGGACATTGCCGCCAAACATGAGTTGCGTATTATTACAATTCAGGATTTAATCCATTATCGCAATAAACAGGAAAAATTGGTTGAACGCGAAGTTGAAATTAAGCTGCCAACGGATTTCGGCACGTTTAAGGCCATTGCTTATACCAACCAATTGGACAACAAAGAGCATGTGGCATTGGTCAAGGGAACGATCGATCCTTCCAAACCAACCTTGGTTCGTGTACATTCCGAGTGCTTAACGGGAGATGTATTCCATTCTCATCGCTGTGATTGCGGTCCGCAATTGGATGCAGCACTAAAACAGATTGATGAAGAGGGCAATGGTGTATTATTATATATGCGACAGGAAGGTCGCGGAATCGGTTTAATCAATAAATTGAAGGCATATGCTCTGCAAGAGCAGGGATTAGATACGGTAGAGGCGAATATTAAACTTGGATTTGCTCCAGATCTTCGTGATTATGGGATTGGGGCGCAAATTCTGAAGGATTTGGGCATCACGCAGCTTCGTTTATTGACGAACAATCCACGCAAGATCAAAGGTCTGGAAGGCTATGGCTTAGAAGTCGTGGAGCGAGTGGCCATCCAAATGGACAGCAAAGCAGATAATTTGAGTTATTTGCAAACAAAGAAAGCAAAGCTTGGCCACATGCTGAGTTTTCATGACTCGGGCAGCGGCATTTAA
- the ribE gene encoding riboflavin synthase has protein sequence MFTGIIEEIGHMRRIHSQGQAMVLTIGAKKVLEDVHLGDSISVNGVCLTVISFDSDSFSVDVMPETYRKTNLRKLQSGTRVNLERAMAANGRFGGHIVQGHVDATATIVSRIPEENAVVYRFEPDNKHIFRYIITGGSITIDGISLTVVDVNEREVAVSIIPHTLAQTVLHDKKAGDTVNMECDVLGKYMERLLKFGPSDAADGNSHKPSKLTASFLADNGFM, from the coding sequence ATGTTTACCGGCATAATTGAAGAAATCGGCCACATGCGCCGCATTCATAGTCAAGGGCAAGCGATGGTTTTAACGATTGGCGCCAAGAAAGTGCTGGAAGATGTTCACCTGGGCGACAGCATTTCGGTTAACGGGGTTTGTCTGACGGTCATTTCCTTTGACAGTGACTCCTTCTCAGTCGACGTTATGCCAGAAACGTATCGCAAGACGAATCTACGCAAGCTGCAGAGCGGCACGCGCGTGAATCTGGAGCGAGCGATGGCTGCCAACGGACGATTTGGCGGTCACATCGTGCAAGGACACGTGGACGCCACAGCAACGATTGTTTCACGCATTCCCGAAGAAAATGCGGTTGTTTATCGGTTCGAACCGGACAATAAACACATTTTTCGCTATATCATTACTGGCGGTTCCATCACAATTGACGGTATAAGCCTCACGGTGGTCGATGTGAATGAACGTGAAGTTGCGGTATCCATCATTCCGCATACACTTGCGCAAACGGTCCTGCATGACAAAAAAGCCGGGGATACGGTCAACATGGAATGTGACGTACTTGGCAAATATATGGAGCGTCTGCTCAAATTCGGTCCTTCTGACGCAGCAGATGGAAATAGTCATAAGCCAAGCAAGCTAACTGCCAGCTTTCTGGCTGATAATGGTTTTATGTAA
- the ribD gene encoding bifunctional diaminohydroxyphosphoribosylaminopyrimidine deaminase/5-amino-6-(5-phosphoribosylamino)uracil reductase RibD, producing MQVLNDEAYMKLALQMAASALGQTGINPVVGCVLVKEGRIVGMGAHLQRGHGHAEVLALQMAGEDARGSTAYVTLEPCSHYGKTPPCSDRLIEAGVSRVVVATTDPNPLVAGTGIAKLQAQGIEVSVGLLAEEASGMNEAFNKFIVTRMPYVTMKTASTLDGRIASKTGDSKWITSPASRAYVHTLRHQHQGIMIGVDTVIADDPLLSARGDVPAVQPVRIVADSQLRVPLGARVLTEQDRQPTILLASAQAPAERRAALEARGVTVLTCGDGPRVDLLLAMRQLGEREIGSILLEGGGQLNGAMLEQRLIDNLVLMFAPKLIGGGHAAPMNIHFEGFAKMEQAITLDRVKVEQFGPDISISGYPIYPS from the coding sequence GTGCAAGTACTGAATGACGAAGCTTACATGAAACTTGCTTTGCAAATGGCGGCAAGCGCCCTGGGTCAAACAGGCATCAATCCGGTTGTCGGCTGCGTCCTGGTGAAAGAGGGACGTATTGTGGGAATGGGAGCGCACTTGCAGCGCGGCCACGGACACGCCGAAGTTCTTGCCTTGCAAATGGCAGGCGAGGACGCAAGGGGAAGCACGGCGTATGTCACGCTTGAGCCCTGCAGCCATTATGGCAAGACGCCGCCCTGCAGCGATCGTCTCATCGAAGCGGGCGTAAGCCGGGTTGTGGTTGCAACGACGGACCCTAACCCGCTGGTTGCCGGCACAGGGATCGCCAAGCTGCAAGCCCAAGGCATCGAGGTCAGTGTCGGTTTGCTCGCTGAGGAAGCCTCAGGAATGAATGAGGCTTTCAATAAGTTTATCGTCACACGGATGCCGTATGTGACGATGAAGACGGCGAGCACACTCGACGGTCGCATTGCTTCGAAGACAGGCGACAGCAAGTGGATCACATCGCCCGCGTCGCGCGCTTATGTTCATACCCTGCGCCATCAGCATCAGGGGATTATGATCGGCGTTGACACCGTCATCGCCGATGACCCGCTGCTGAGCGCGCGCGGGGACGTACCGGCTGTGCAGCCGGTGCGGATCGTCGCGGACTCGCAGCTGCGAGTCCCGCTGGGCGCCCGCGTGCTCACAGAGCAGGATCGTCAGCCGACGATCCTGCTCGCGAGCGCACAGGCGCCCGCGGAGCGGCGTGCCGCGCTGGAAGCGCGCGGCGTCACGGTCCTCACCTGCGGGGATGGCCCGCGGGTGGACCTCCTGCTCGCCATGCGCCAGCTCGGCGAGCGGGAGATTGGCTCCATCCTCCTAGAGGGTGGAGGTCAATTGAACGGCGCCATGCTTGAGCAGCGCCTGATCGACAATCTGGTGCTGATGTTCGCGCCGAAACTGATCGGCGGAGGCCATGCAGCACCGATGAACATCCACTTCGAGGGCTTCGCGAAGATGGAACAAGCAATTACGCTCGACCGGGTGAAGGTCGAGCAGTTCGGTCCGGATATCAGCATCAGCGGCTATCCGATATATCCGAGCTAA